The following DNA comes from Micromonospora chokoriensis.
AAGGGTCGCAGGACGGCATCTCTGGTCGTACCCGAAATATCGGAGGCGTGCCGTCCGGCCCGGGGGAGCCGGCGCCACCGGGGCCGGAACCGCTGCTGCGGCCCGGCCCCCGGTGGTGCGGTCCGGGCCACCCGGGCATCGTCGCCCGGGTGGCCCGCACCATGGTCAGCTCAGCTGGCCGCTTCGATCTTGACGAGGTTGACCCGCTGGAACAGGTCCATCTCCACGTTCTTGACCTTGGACGAGTGGCCGAACACGTTCTCGCCGAAGCGGAGCGGGATCACCGGCATGTCCTTGGCCAGGATGTCCTCCGCCTGCTGGTACTTGGCGATCGCCTCGTCCTGCGTCTTGGCGGCGGAACCCTCCTTGACCAGCTTGTCGAACTCCGGGTTGCTGTAGCCGTAGTAGTTCGACGAGCCGTTCGTGCTGTACAGCGGGCCGAGGTAGTCCTCCATGGTCGGGTAGTCCATGACCCAACCCATCCGGAACGCACCCACCGGCGTCTTCTTCTCGACCTTGGTCAGCAGGTCGGCGAACTTCGGCTCGGCCGAACCCACCGCGTCCACGCCCAGGTTGGCCTTGAGCTGGTTGACCGTGGCGTCGACCCAGTCCTTGTGACCGCCGTCGCCGTTGTACGAGATGACGATCTTCGCGGGACCACCGGCGGCCTGGTAGAGCTTCTTGGCCTCGGTCGGGTTGAACTCGCCCGACTTGCCGGTGGTGTCGTCCCGGTAACCCGGCAGGACCGGCGAGACGAAGGAGCGCGCCGGCGTCTGCGAGCCCTTGAAGACCGACTTGGTGATCTCGTCACGGTCGATCGCCATCGAGATGGCCTTGCGGACGTCCGGGTTGCTGTAGTCCTTGTCGAACGTCGGGAACGCCAGGAACTGGAACGACGACATCGGGCTGGTCTTGTAGCGGTCGCCCAGGTCGCTCGGCGCGGTGCTCAGGCTCTCGGTCGGGATCGTCGGCAGCACGTCCAGGTTGTCCGCCAGGACGTCCGCGTAGGCCGCGGTGAGCTGCTGGTAGATCCGGAACTCGACGTCCTTCACCTTGGGCTTCTCGCCCGGGAAGGCGTCGTAACGCTCGACCTCGATCTTGCTGTCGTGCTGCCA
Coding sequences within:
- a CDS encoding peptide ABC transporter substrate-binding protein, whose amino-acid sequence is MRVRRLAAWTALPLAVTLGLAACGSGGDGGSGGSDSSVVSIQIAEPKHLVPTNTTETSGSQVIAGLFSPLVDYDAQNKPYEVAAQSVTSTDNKVWTIKLKDGYTFHNGEKVTAEDYINAWNYGAYAPNGQDTNPFFEKIAGYADLQGKEPKAKEMSGLKKVDDLTFTVTLNEPYIDFKTTLGYNAFFPMPDAAFSAPGVLKDSYEQAPIGQGPFKMKGTWQHDSKIEVERYDAFPGEKPKVKDVEFRIYQQLTAAYADVLADNLDVLPTIPTESLSTAPSDLGDRYKTSPMSSFQFLAFPTFDKDYSNPDVRKAISMAIDRDEITKSVFKGSQTPARSFVSPVLPGYRDDTTGKSGEFNPTEAKKLYQAAGGPAKIVISYNGDGGHKDWVDATVNQLKANLGVDAVGSAEPKFADLLTKVEKKTPVGAFRMGWVMDYPTMEDYLGPLYSTNGSSNYYGYSNPEFDKLVKEGSAAKTQDEAIAKYQQAEDILAKDMPVIPLRFGENVFGHSSKVKNVEMDLFQRVNLVKIEAAS